In Tiliqua scincoides isolate rTilSci1 chromosome 1, rTilSci1.hap2, whole genome shotgun sequence, the following are encoded in one genomic region:
- the FYN gene encoding tyrosine-protein kinase Fyn isoform X1: MGCVQCKDKEATKLTDERDGSLNQSSGYRYGTDPTPQHYPSFGVTSIPNYNNFPTAGGQGLTVFGGVNSSSHTGTLRTRGATGVTLFVALYDYDARTEEDLSFHKGEKFQILNSSEGDWWEARSLTTGHTGYIPSNYVAPVDSIQAEEWYFGKLGRKDAERQLLSFGNPRGTFLIRESETTKGAYSLSIRDWDDMKGDHVKHYKIRKLDNGGYYITTRAQFETLQQLVQHYSERAAGLCCRLVVPCHKGMPRLTDLSVKTKDVWEIPRESLQLIKRLGNGQFGEVWMGTWNGNTKVAIKTLKPGTMSPESFLEEAQIMKKLKHDKLVQLYAVVSEEPIYIVTEYMNKGSLLDFLKDGEGRALKLPNLVDMAAQVAAGMAYIERMNYIHRDLRSANILVGNGLICKIADFGLARLIEDNEYTARQGAKFPIKWTAPEAALYGRFTIKSDVWSFGILLTELVTKGRVPYPGMNNREVLEQVERGYRMPCPQDCPISLHELMIHCWKKDPEERPTFEYLQGFLEDYFTATEPQYQPGDNL, encoded by the exons ATGGGCTGTGTGCAATGTAAGGATAAAGAAGCAACGAAACTAACAGACGAGAGGGATGGCAGTTTAAACCAGAGTTCAGGTTACCGCTATGGGACAGATCCCACCCCCCAGCATTACCCAAGCTTCGGTGTGACTTCAATTCCAAACTACAACAACTTTCCCACAGCTGGAGGACAGGGGTTGACGGTCTTTGGGGGTGTCAACTCCTCATCACATACTGGCACCCTGCGTACAAGAGGAGCAACAG GTGTAACACTATTTGTGGCTCTGTATGATTATGATGCAAGGACAGAAGAAGACTTAAGTTTTCATAAAGGAGAAAAATTTCAGATACTTAATAGCTC gGAAGGAGACTGGTGGGAAGCCCGTTCCTTGACTACAGGACACACTGGTTACATTCCCAGTAATTATGTGGCTCCAGTTGACTCAATTCAAGCAGAAGa GTGGTACTTTGGCAAATTGGGACGAAAGGATGCAGAGAGGCAACTGCTGTCATTTGGAAACCCACGAGGAACTTTCCTAATTCGTGAGAGTGAAACCACCAAAG GTGCCTATTCATTGTCTATTCGTGACTGGGATGATATGAAAGGAGATCATGTTAAACATTATAAAATTCGCAAACTTGACAATGGTGGATATTACATTACAACCAGGGCACAATTTGAAACTCTACAGCAGCTTGTTCAGCATTATTCCG AGAGAGCTGCAGGTCTTTGCTGCCGCTTAGTAGTCCCTTGTCATAAAGGAATGCCAAGGCTTACTGATCTGTCTGTCAAAACCAAAGATGTCTGGGAAATTCCACGAGAATCACTACAGTTGATCAAGAGACTGGGAaatgggcagtttggggaagtATGGATGG GTACCTGGAATGGGAATACTAAAGTGGCGATAAAAACACTGAAGCCTGGCACAATGTCCCCAGAGTCATTCCTGGAGGAGGCTCAGATCATGAAAAAGCTAAAGCACGACAAACTGGTTCAGCTTTATGCCGTGGTATCTGAAGAACCTATCTACATTGTCACAGAGTATATGAATAAAG GAAGCTTGCTGGATTTCTTAAAGGATGGAGAAGGAAGAGCTCTGAAACTGCCAAATTTAGTGGACATGGCAGCACAG GTCGCTGCAGGTATGGCTTATATCGAGCGAATGAATTATATACACAGAGATCTACGATCTGCAAACATCCTGGTGGGAAATGGTCTAATATGCAAGATTGCTGATTTTGGATTAGCAAGGTTAATTGAAGATAATGAATATACAGCCAGACAAG GTGCAAAGTTTCCTATAAAATGGACTGCCCCGGAAGCAGCATTGTATGGAAGGTTTACCATAAAATCAGATGTCTGGTCCTTTGGGATATTGCTGACAGAGCTAGTAACAAAAGGGAGAGTGCCATATCCAG GTATGAATAACCGTGAAGTCTTGGAACAAGTAGAACGGGGCTATAGGATGCCATGTCCTCAAGATTGTCCTATCTCCCTGCATGAGCTCATGATTCACTGCTGGAAAAAAGACCCAGAGGAGCGTCCAACATTTGAGTACTTGCAGGGTTTCCTTGAAGACTACTTTACTGCAACTGAACCCCAATACCAGCCAGGTGACAACCTCTAA
- the FYN gene encoding tyrosine-protein kinase Fyn isoform X2, with translation MGCVQCKDKEATKLTDERDGSLNQSSGYRYGTDPTPQHYPSFGVTSIPNYNNFPTAGGQGLTVFGGVNSSSHTGTLRTRGATGVTLFVALYDYDARTEEDLSFHKGEKFQILNSSEGDWWEARSLTTGHTGYIPSNYVAPVDSIQAEEWYFGKLGRKDAERQLLSFGNPRGTFLIRESETTKGAYSLSIRDWDDMKGDHVKHYKIRKLDNGGYYITTRAQFETLQQLVQHYSEKADGLCFNLTVIASNYIPQTVGLAKDAWEVARDSLFLEKKLGQGCFAEVWSGTWNGNTKVAIKTLKPGTMSPESFLEEAQIMKKLKHDKLVQLYAVVSEEPIYIVTEYMNKGSLLDFLKDGEGRALKLPNLVDMAAQVAAGMAYIERMNYIHRDLRSANILVGNGLICKIADFGLARLIEDNEYTARQGAKFPIKWTAPEAALYGRFTIKSDVWSFGILLTELVTKGRVPYPGMNNREVLEQVERGYRMPCPQDCPISLHELMIHCWKKDPEERPTFEYLQGFLEDYFTATEPQYQPGDNL, from the exons ATGGGCTGTGTGCAATGTAAGGATAAAGAAGCAACGAAACTAACAGACGAGAGGGATGGCAGTTTAAACCAGAGTTCAGGTTACCGCTATGGGACAGATCCCACCCCCCAGCATTACCCAAGCTTCGGTGTGACTTCAATTCCAAACTACAACAACTTTCCCACAGCTGGAGGACAGGGGTTGACGGTCTTTGGGGGTGTCAACTCCTCATCACATACTGGCACCCTGCGTACAAGAGGAGCAACAG GTGTAACACTATTTGTGGCTCTGTATGATTATGATGCAAGGACAGAAGAAGACTTAAGTTTTCATAAAGGAGAAAAATTTCAGATACTTAATAGCTC gGAAGGAGACTGGTGGGAAGCCCGTTCCTTGACTACAGGACACACTGGTTACATTCCCAGTAATTATGTGGCTCCAGTTGACTCAATTCAAGCAGAAGa GTGGTACTTTGGCAAATTGGGACGAAAGGATGCAGAGAGGCAACTGCTGTCATTTGGAAACCCACGAGGAACTTTCCTAATTCGTGAGAGTGAAACCACCAAAG GTGCCTATTCATTGTCTATTCGTGACTGGGATGATATGAAAGGAGATCATGTTAAACATTATAAAATTCGCAAACTTGACAATGGTGGATATTACATTACAACCAGGGCACAATTTGAAACTCTACAGCAGCTTGTTCAGCATTATTCCG AGAAAGCTGATGGTTTATGTTTTAACTTAACTGTGATTGCATCGAATTACATTCCACAAACTGTCGGATTGGCTAAGGATGCATGGGAAGTTGCACGAGATTCATTGTTTCTGGAAAAGAAGCTGGGTCAGGGCTGTTTTGCTGAAGTGTGGAGTG GTACCTGGAATGGGAATACTAAAGTGGCGATAAAAACACTGAAGCCTGGCACAATGTCCCCAGAGTCATTCCTGGAGGAGGCTCAGATCATGAAAAAGCTAAAGCACGACAAACTGGTTCAGCTTTATGCCGTGGTATCTGAAGAACCTATCTACATTGTCACAGAGTATATGAATAAAG GAAGCTTGCTGGATTTCTTAAAGGATGGAGAAGGAAGAGCTCTGAAACTGCCAAATTTAGTGGACATGGCAGCACAG GTCGCTGCAGGTATGGCTTATATCGAGCGAATGAATTATATACACAGAGATCTACGATCTGCAAACATCCTGGTGGGAAATGGTCTAATATGCAAGATTGCTGATTTTGGATTAGCAAGGTTAATTGAAGATAATGAATATACAGCCAGACAAG GTGCAAAGTTTCCTATAAAATGGACTGCCCCGGAAGCAGCATTGTATGGAAGGTTTACCATAAAATCAGATGTCTGGTCCTTTGGGATATTGCTGACAGAGCTAGTAACAAAAGGGAGAGTGCCATATCCAG GTATGAATAACCGTGAAGTCTTGGAACAAGTAGAACGGGGCTATAGGATGCCATGTCCTCAAGATTGTCCTATCTCCCTGCATGAGCTCATGATTCACTGCTGGAAAAAAGACCCAGAGGAGCGTCCAACATTTGAGTACTTGCAGGGTTTCCTTGAAGACTACTTTACTGCAACTGAACCCCAATACCAGCCAGGTGACAACCTCTAA